The DNA window AGCCAATCACCCCGGCCGGATTCGCCGGCGACACGGCGTTGGCAATTTGGGCATCGATCAGCGCTTGGCCCGCTCCGTCGAACCCCGACGTGTCGCCGAAAAATGCATGCGCTTGGCCGACGCGGCTGCTGGGAATGAAATTGCCGAATTCCATCGTGCCGCCATCCAGCGTATTCAAGCCAAATCCGCCCACCAGCAGCACGTTGGGCCGCGTGCCGTCGAACGCCTCACGGTACTTGTAATTTACGTCCTTGCCCCCCGCCAAAATCACGGCCGGCTTCGTTTGCGCAGGATACGGATTGACGGCCCCTTCATCGGCAAAAACGCGGAATGGATCGACGATGTCGATCGACGTTCGGTCGGGAGCCGTTCCATCGATGGCGATCAAGTTGTAGTAATCGCGAAACACATCGTCTTTCCGTTCGACATACAAATGGGTTTCGCCGGGGTAGTCGACGCGGATGCCGTCCGTTTCATAAACGCTTCCACCGATCGACAGCGGCAGGTTGTAATAAGGCTGCACGGTAACGCGCGACCCGGCGCTCATCTTCGACGTATCCAACAGCAGCGTGTGCTGGTCGGCGACGTCGTGAATCACCGGCGGGGGAGTCATGATCGGCGGCGGCGGCGGGTCGAAGTTCAGCAATTCAGCGTATCCCAAGTTGTACGTGAACAGCGTGATGTCGGGCCCGACCGGCAGCGACAATTCCAGCGAAATGTCGGCCGAAGCGTACACTTTGCCGCCCAGCTTAAAGACTTTGCCGCCGCTGGCCAAATTGTTGATCATCGTATCGAGATGCACGTGCGGCGAAGTGTCGGTATTCACCAATTCGACACTGAGGTTGGCATAAATTCCGCCGGACGCATGCACGACGACCACATCGACGCTAAGTTCCATCAGCCCTTGCAGATACAAACCCGTTTTACGAACCGGCGGCGTGTTGGGCACGGGGGGCACCGAAGTATCGATGCTATTGTCGAAATAAAAGCCGTGCAGCAAGTCCGCCGGATTGTGACCGGGATCTTGCGCCAGGGCGATCAGCCCGGCTGTGTCATAACCCATCGTTAGATTCGCGTCGAACACGATGCCGGCCGACAAAAAAATGCCGAATAAATCGGGAATGCCAATGCCGATACTGGGGGCCAGTTCGAAGTGCTGCCGACCGGTGGTGAACGAGAACAGCGTCGTGTCAGGCTGCCCCAAGAGGATGCCGCCGACGACCGATTGCGGGTTTTCCAAGAGCGGAAACTTAAAGCCTGCGCTCGCGGTCAAACCGGCATAGTTGGCGACCGCGGTGATGTCGTCTTTCAGATCGTGCAGCGCGGGCGTGTTCAGAATATCGTCGATCGCGCCGCCGAGTTGGCTGGTGTCGAATCCGAACTGTCCGGCTTGCTGCGCATTGCCCGTGAGCGTGATCGTGCCAAATGGAATGACCGCGCCGCCGGTGCTGCCCGAAAAGTCGATGAAATTGACCGCGTTGATGATCTGCATCATCAGCTTGAAGCTGTCTTGCTGGGCCTGCGACGAACCGGCCCCCTTAAGAATCAGCGTGCCGATGGTTTCGCTGCTGCCAAAGGCGCTGATAATCGGGACCGGTTCCAGAAATATATCGACGAACGGCTGTATCGGCTTGGTGAATTTCTGCACGGTCTTCACGACGTCGCCCAAGAAGCCATCTAGGAAGCTGTCGGCGTCTAAACCAAAATTCACCAATTGAATGCTCGGCGAGTTCAGTTGGTTGTTGGCTGGATTGATCGCCCAATGCATGTCCAGCGTGGTGCGGAACGTCGGATTGAACGAGGCATTCAGCGACGGATCGACAAAACTGAGCGACAACCCCAGCAGCACGTGGGCATCCCCCGAAAAATGCGGCGAGACGCCGTTGCTGGTGTCGAACGAAAACATCAAATCGCCGTGAAAATTCGTGCCGGCGTCGACGGCCTTCGCGTATAGCAGGCCGTTGAAGCTAAACGTGCCCTGAAAGCCGGGCAGCGACAGGTCGAAGCCGACATCGAGGTTCGTTTGCGCCGAGTTCAGCGACACGACGCCGCCGACATAATCGAAACCAATGTTGAGCGTGGGATGAATGGCCGCTTGTACGCTGCCCACGGCGGTGGCTTGCAAAAACGCATCGAGTCCCAAGTCGAAGCCGAACGTCTTCGACAAGCCCGGTAGCGGCACACTGATTTGGTAAGAGCCGTCGGTGTTAATGCCCTGCGTATTGGTTTGAATGCTGGCCAGCGAGTTTTGCAGGATCGAATCCAATTCGGCAAGCCCTGCAAGCTGATTTCCCACCAGCGTCAAACTCGTGGCATTGTCGAGCGCCGTGCTGATCGCCGACTGATAAGGGGTCATCTCCGCCACAAGGTCTTGCGCCACGGTGAGCATCGCCCGAGTTTCGAGTAACTCGAACGCCGGACGGCGGCGGCGAATCGTCTGGGCAAGAAAATCATCCGTCCAGGGCCGGCGCTGACGCGCGTTCAGTATCAAGCCGCGACGAGCATTGATTCGGCGAGCGAAGGAATGCCGTTTCATCACTCACCCCCGTGAAAGTCCATCACGGCCCATCTAGATCGGCCGTGGCGAAAAAGAGACGCTCAATTCGAGGAAACGCATTGTCGGCCCGATTGCAAGTCGAAGTCAACAAATCGCGAAAGACTATCCAAAAATTAAGGTAGCAGGTGAGTCTGTTCGCGGACGTTAAAAAATCCCGCTGCTCTAGGCGAAAGTGGGCAGCAGGTGCCCCAGGTTCCTGTCTCCCCTGAGCGTAACCCTTCACACCCCGGGTTGAAAAAACTGGTCTTCGCGCGGCGGGGGAAATCGGCGACACCTTGGGCATGTCGCTGCTCGTCACGGAAGAACGGATCGCCCGGCCGGCGGCGGAGAAGCCGAAATCCAAGAAGAAGCGCGGTGGTCAGCCGGGGCACGCGAAGCACGAGCGGCCGCTGTTGCCTAGCGGCGACTGCGACCACATCGAGATTCTCAAACCCGCCGAGTGTCGCCGCTGCGGGACGAAACTCACAGGCCGCGACTCTGCGCCGTTGCGGCCTCAAGTGTGGGAACTGCCCGCGATCAAACCGCACGTCACCGAATACCAGCGGCACCGTCTCGCCTGTCGGCACTGTGGCGAAACGACCTGCGCCGCGCTTCCGCCGGGCGTGCCGCACAGCCAGGCCGGACCTGGGGTGGTAAAAAGTTGGCCTTAGTTGAGGACACACGCTCGTCGCCTCGGGATGCCGCTCGCGATACAAGGCAAACGCCAGCCGCAGCTCGCTGGCCCCGTCGCTGACCACCGCCCGCGGCGCTCCGAGGCGCTGGTGCAACTGGTCGAAATGCCGACAGACGCTTTCGCCCGTGCTCGTCGTTTCCGGTTCGAGCACGAGCACTTCCAGGTCGCTTTGCGACAGCGGGCGGCTGCGGTCCCAGGCCGACAGCCGCAGCCCCACGATCAACAGCACCTTTTTGTCTCCCAGTTGCTGGGTGTGATCGACCAGCCACGCCCAGTCGTCGCCCCGCGGCCGAGCGCGGCCCAGTTCGTGCAAACCGATCCGCAGCAGCCACTGCCGGACGGTTTGGTAGCAAGGGGACCGTCGGCCCAACCCCGCTTCCGGCAACAGCCAGGACAGGATCCTCGCCGTGGCGCGCAGCGACGCGCCCGCGCGAATCAGTTTCAAGGCATAGTCCACAGCTTGCAGCGGGAACTGGTGTCGCGGAACCGGCTGCCGCGGATCGACCGCCGCGGCCGGCTCGGGGGGCAAGGACGGTTCAACGGGGCTTGGCCTGGCGGCCACGGCCGCAGGGCGCTGTTTTTGGGGCGGCGGCGGGTCGGGCCGAAGCCGGCGCCTGGGCCAACTCCTTCCAGTAATCGCGCCGCGCGCGAACTTGCTTCAATTGCTCCTTCGCTTTTTTCATCCTGCCTCCTCGACACCACAGGACCATGGCGCAGAACCTTTCCAATACACAACTCAGCAACCACCCCAACCACAAAGTGGCGCTGTCCAAGTAAATTCTTCTATAATTGTGGCAATGTGATGCAACATCAGTGTAGGCATGGATTTGCGCAACACAATGAATACCGATAAGTCGTCGAATAAGGTCGACGCGGCGGCGTTTTTGGGGGTCGGTTAGGCAGAGGTTTTTCGAAACCAGTCCATTACACTATTGATGCCTAGGATGTATGGATGCGTTGGTGCCAGGGAACAGATCGCTCGACCGCCATATTTTGAAAGCTCTCGAAGTTGGCAAGGAGACGGATGTTGACGGCTGCAAGCTCCACTTCAGCTCGACGCGAACGCGACGACCTGTACGTTGAATTGCTGACTCGCCACAAGAGCCAGTTGTTTCGCTTTATTTTCGCCCTCGTGCATAGTCTTCCGGATGCGGAAGATTTGTTCCAGCAAACAGCGATCACCATGTGGGACAAGTTTGGCGATTTTCAGCCAGGGACCGATTTTTACGCTTGGGCCTGCACGATCGCCCGCTTCAAGGCGCTCGACTTTTTTAAAGTCAGAGGACGGCATCGATTGCCGTTTTCCGACGAGTTGATCGAACAAATCGCCCAGCGCAACCATTGGCAAGAGGAATCGCGACAGGCCAAGCTACAGGCGCTGGCTAGTTGTCGGAGCAAACTCTCAAAAGTTGACCAAGAACTACTGGCTACCTGTTACGGCGGCGGCGGGAATATTCGAGCCGCCGCTCAACAAATCGGCAGACCGGTCGGTAGCGTGTATGACAGCTTGTCGCGCATCCGCCGAGCATTATACACCTGCATCAAGCAAACTTTGGCGAGTGACGAGCAAGCGTGAACCTCGGCTAGCGACGAATGGGAAATACTTAACGGCCAAGGCAATGAAATTCATAGAACCGATGTTCTCTCACGATCTGCAGCGATTGATCGACCAGTTTGTCGACGGAACGATTTCCAATGCAGGGCTTTCGCAGTTCGATCGCGCGCTGCTCCATGAGCCAG is part of the Pirellulales bacterium genome and encodes:
- a CDS encoding IS66 family transposase zinc-finger binding domain-containing protein translates to MSLLVTEERIARPAAEKPKSKKKRGGQPGHAKHERPLLPSGDCDHIEILKPAECRRCGTKLTGRDSAPLRPQVWELPAIKPHVTEYQRHRLACRHCGETTCAALPPGVPHSQAGPGVVKSWP
- a CDS encoding sigma-70 family RNA polymerase sigma factor; this encodes MLTAASSTSARRERDDLYVELLTRHKSQLFRFIFALVHSLPDAEDLFQQTAITMWDKFGDFQPGTDFYAWACTIARFKALDFFKVRGRHRLPFSDELIEQIAQRNHWQEESRQAKLQALASCRSKLSKVDQELLATCYGGGGNIRAAAQQIGRPVGSVYDSLSRIRRALYTCIKQTLASDEQA